tttaacttaaatagcgttcgtagaaaaatagttagacaactatttcgtatctattttctcgaagattttactaagtgttcggattctcggaaaatttcggcagagtctcctctgtaaatagaggtgtccatgctttaatagcatatcattttcttttatatgaAATCAATAGTTCATTTACAATAATCAAACcaacatatagacatacaaaactttacatacttcatttcagctttattactcgaaacagggctgttttcgaggatttttataaaatagttacccttttctaaaaatcaccaaatttttacagaatatgacatatgttccaaagtttattgtgtaaaaatatcagagtccaattcgttacccatattttataaaaaatcattttcttgactgcaatcagatttgttaccttctgatcacagtttacggaaatattcgctaaaaatcaaccgtaagtccgtttgacgaaattccagttggagggtcgtcctgacaatggtgtctatctactgtaaaaatttcatgagttgattttattcaggtttaaggttatgactccgaaagtaacccactttttctgcagtaaaaatgcagcttgagctgctgtccaaaaataaccttttaaaaatagtaaacggtctcgaaaaattatgattccagtgccatttgtttagttattccaaaacatTCATTTTAGGCTTTTGAAAATCCatttttcgacttaaaatgatcccgttacagcctgttgaagttggctggaaatccaactcagcaagctgtttgagttCTTGTGTGagcaaaacaatcaacaatcgaacaagaatcgaagtgaggCAAGAGTATGAatgaacttactactagcacaaggctagggttgtaatcttaggatgagatgacaagaaatgatggtgagaaaggccttgaacaaagcttcttgagagcacttcaACTTCTTACTTCTATGGAGGGTCTTGGAGCTTTGAATGGAGTTTACTAGTGAAAGAGATGAAGTTGTGAAGGTATATGAAGATGAAAATCAGTTGTGGtgagatgggggggggggggtatgggccGATTTttagagggagaggagagagagaagtGTGAATCTTGAGGGAATGATGAGTATATCTTGGAAATGTGCACTTAGGTTTGTAGGGAAATTATGACAAGGAAAATGACCAATGGAAGCAAGATTCTTCTTACAAGGATTTAAACAAAATATCTACTAATTATTTGGGGCAGAttttcggttatgggggggggggtaaagtgtaaatattttgttaattagtaggtaTTTACTACAAacttaagggtatttacaagtatagtgggtgtatgtcatgtttgcatggtgcatggggatttttgtgaccatgattaatttaaaatactaaaataatatttctaacaatattttcatgtcccgggtaatgtctggttgttcggtttcgcatcgttccgttaaagcgtttaatttacccgtaaagcgtcttttgtgcatctttttgtaacgaaattaattccaacacttaggaaagtgtccaggactaTTTGGTCAATATTATGAATAATATGAGCGTGTTAAAAACTGAATTGTTATTAAAAAtgtggaattctgtaattaaattgcgttttaggcactttccggcactcaaactgtcacctagtgacatagtcttatattTCTCACTTCCCTatactccatactggtgtagtgattTAACTCTGGCCCacactggcctaaaaatagtatctgtctaagtgctggcactgtcagcatgtgtctgagttatccgcttactgcgctaactgtgctttgtgcatccggTTTGACACTAAGAGTCTATATGGAAtaattggagtgactgtatgtaaataatgcacatgtatgtatatgacatAACTCAGTAAGCAGTTAAAAgtgtcagatgtaatcaagcacagtcattaagcacataattagggttaattaatctgtacagtacctgtaattttacgggttgtcacattttaGTTGATCCCTCAAAGATTGATGCTGTAATGAAGTGGGTTTCTCCGAAGAACCCGACAGAGATAAAAAGTTTTATGGGCCTTGCGGGGTACTATAGAAGGTTCATAcaggatttttcaaagatagcCTTACCCTTAACAAAACTGATAAGAAAGAAAGATAAGTTTGTGTGGGGTAAAGAACAGGAGGAGGCTTTTCAAATGTTAAAGGAGAAACTATCACGTCCCCCGGTCTTGACATTACCGGATGGAACTGAAGACCTGGTGGTCTATTCAGACGCTTCACACCAGGGATtaggctgtgttctgatgcaaaggggaagggttatcgcttatgcttcaagacaattgaagccGCATGAAGTAAACTACCCGACTCACGATCTAGAATTGGTAGCGGTAGTGTTCgccttaaagatttggagacattatttatacgGCACGAGATGCACAATTTACTCAGATCATAAAAGCCTCAAGTATCTCTTCGAGCAGAAAGacttaaatatgaggcaacggaGATGGCTGGAACTTATcaaagattatgattgtgatatcctttATCACCCGGGAAAAGCAAACGTGGTAGCCGATGCGTTAAGCCGAAGAGAGTATCCATCTCCTCTTCGTGTAAAGTCCATGAAGATGATAGTTACGCCATGATTACTTGAAACGATACGTGAATCTCAAATAAAGTCGCTTGGAGCGGAAGACTTAAAGAAAGAAAGATTAAAAGGTGTAATCGATAAATTAGAAGAAAATTCGACCGGACTCAAGACGCGATTCGGCCGAATTTGGATACCCCGATTCTGTGAAGTCAAGGCCGCTCTACTCGACAaggcacataagtcacgataTTCGGTCCACCCcggggctacaaagatgtatcgggacttgaaggccaattattggtggccgggcatAAAACGCGATATAGTCAAATATGTCGCGAAATGCTTAACATGTTCCCCAGTgaaagccgagcatcaaaagccgtacGGGGAATTACAACCCTTGGAAATaccggtatggaagtgggaggAATTAACGATGGATTTGATAACCAAGCTTCCTAGAACGAAAAAGAGGCATGATTcgatatgggtaatcgtggaccgactTACGAAAagcgctcattttctacccattaaaGAAGCCTACTCTTCCGAGAAAATGGCGGAAATTTACATGAACGAGATTATATCTCGACACGGCGTGCCCGTGTCAATTGTCTCGGATCGGGACACTAGATTTACTTCTCGATACTAGCAAAAGTTTCATGAGAGTGTGGGTACGAAATTGCACATAAGTACTGCCTACCACCCTCAAACTAACGGCTAGTCAGAAAGAACTATTTAAACACTTGTTGATATGCTGAGGGCGTGTGCCCTAGATTTTGGGGGAAGttgggatgaccatttaccactagtggaattttcctataataatagttaccatagTGGTATCCAAATGGCTCCGTATGAATTACTGTATGGGAGGAAATGTAGAACTCCCGTATGCTGGGGAGAAGTGGGGCAAAGAGAGCTTGCGCCAAGTGATTTAATAGCAGTGACGAATGAAAAGATTAAGCTGGTTAGAGCTCGACTGAAAGCAGCCCAGGATCGACAAAAAGCTTATTTAGACAAAAGAAGGCGTCCCattgaatttcaagtcggagactaGGTACTGTTGAAAgtgtccccatggaagggtataatcCGTTTTCGCAAACGGGGTAAATTGGGTCCTCGTTATATCAGACCGTTTAAAATCTTGGCTCGGGTTGGAAAAGTTGCATATCGATTAGAATTACCGCCTACTCTGGATGGGATTCACAATACCTTCCATGTATCACAGTTGAGAAAGTGTCTTGCGGATGAAACAACATTAGTACCTCTTGATGATATAGAGTTAGACGAGGCATTGAACTATGTTGAAAGACCAATAGCTATTAAAGACGTTAAGGTGAAGAATCTCCGCAACAAAGCTGCTAGACAAGTGTTGGTGCAATGGCAGCACCGAAAGGGGTCAGAACT
Above is a window of Helianthus annuus cultivar XRQ/B chromosome 14, HanXRQr2.0-SUNRISE, whole genome shotgun sequence DNA encoding:
- the LOC110907627 gene encoding uncharacterized protein LOC110907627 gives rise to the protein MAPYELLYGRKCRTPVCWGEVGQRELAPSDLIAVTNEKIKLLRKCLADETTLVPLDDIELDEALNYVERPIAIKDVKVKNLRNKAARQVLVQWQHRKGSELTWEAEDEMRKHYPFLFGVKEEGTSTKKTEGAQDRGYSD